The following are from one region of the Rhodopirellula sp. P2 genome:
- the mnmA gene encoding tRNA 2-thiouridine(34) synthase MnmA: MSRVVLAMSGGVDSSVAAHLLLRDGHEVIGVFMRHGEASAAACRIDSDEPQNANPLNLPVLGESTGGKRADHKQGCCSATDAADARRVAMSMGIPFYSLDLQEDFRKIVDYFVDDYLAARTPNPCVKCNHWIKFGRLFDYADGVDAEFVATGHYARMVHANGRSELHRGLDGHKDQSYALFGIDPARLPRMMLPVGDFTKPEIRDMATSLGLGVSDKKDSQEICFVTQGHHSDFVKSRRPEMVGATAGEIVTTGGKVVGEHNGFEAFTIGQRKRLGVAMGEPHFVIRIEPDTRRVVIGLAKELLRPGLMADQCNWFVPPEELADAKSVGIQIRYNGQPHPGHVVIDASDSTQMKVLFDDPQAAVAPGQAAVVYDGERVLGGGWITHAIDRVADGDPPSA; encoded by the coding sequence ATGTCTCGCGTGGTTCTCGCGATGAGTGGCGGCGTTGATTCCAGCGTCGCGGCCCACCTGTTGTTGCGTGACGGTCACGAGGTGATCGGAGTCTTCATGCGCCACGGCGAAGCCTCCGCTGCCGCCTGCCGAATCGATTCCGACGAACCCCAAAACGCCAACCCCCTGAATCTTCCTGTGCTGGGCGAGTCCACGGGTGGCAAACGAGCTGATCACAAACAGGGTTGCTGCAGCGCAACCGATGCCGCCGACGCTCGCCGGGTCGCGATGTCGATGGGGATTCCGTTTTACTCCCTCGACCTGCAAGAAGACTTCCGAAAGATTGTCGACTACTTCGTCGACGATTACCTCGCCGCGCGAACACCCAATCCGTGCGTGAAGTGCAATCACTGGATCAAATTCGGACGTTTGTTCGATTACGCCGATGGTGTCGACGCCGAGTTCGTCGCGACAGGGCACTACGCCCGAATGGTGCACGCCAACGGCAGATCCGAACTGCATCGCGGCCTGGACGGCCACAAGGATCAATCGTACGCGTTGTTTGGCATCGACCCAGCTCGCTTGCCCCGCATGATGCTGCCGGTCGGCGACTTCACCAAACCCGAAATTCGCGACATGGCAACCTCGCTCGGACTGGGCGTTTCAGACAAAAAGGACAGCCAAGAGATCTGCTTCGTCACCCAAGGTCACCACAGCGACTTTGTGAAGTCTCGACGTCCCGAGATGGTCGGCGCAACCGCCGGAGAAATCGTGACCACCGGTGGCAAAGTCGTCGGCGAACACAACGGATTCGAAGCCTTCACGATTGGCCAACGCAAGAGACTCGGCGTCGCCATGGGCGAGCCACACTTTGTGATTCGCATTGAACCGGACACCCGGCGTGTTGTGATCGGGTTGGCAAAAGAACTGCTACGCCCCGGACTGATGGCCGATCAATGCAATTGGTTTGTGCCCCCTGAAGAGCTTGCGGATGCCAAATCCGTCGGCATCCAGATTCGCTACAACGGACAGCCTCATCCCGGCCATGTCGTGATCGACGCATCCGACTCAACCCAGATGAAGGTCCTGTTCGACGATCCCCAAGCCGCGGTCGCACCGGGCCAAGCCGCGGTCGTTTACGACGGGGAACGAGTCCTCGGCGGCGGCTGGATCACCCACGCCATCGATCGCGTCGCCGACGGAGACCCTCCGTCGGCCTGA
- the prfB gene encoding peptide chain release factor 2 (programmed frameshift), with amino-acid sequence MDAELTQRSQAIRSRLVQLQDSLDHAGKNQAIKKIEAQMGAPDFWNDSEAAQKVVMQLKGLKGIVSPLNELESSAEDLEALFEMAEDDDSIVDEVRSEIDRLEGVLDDLELKALLNGPNDSAGAIVTINARDGGTDANDWADMLLRMYSAWAVGQEYKIELLDRQENEEAGINHASIAVRGPMAYGYLKGEEGMHRLVRISPFNSESKRQTSFAAVSVSPEIDDSFEVNIEKKDVREDTYRASGAGGQHVNKTDSAIRLTHIPTNTVVQCQNQRSQHQNRDTAWKMLRAKLARIEEERREAEEAKKYETQARTGFGSQIRNYFLHPDQRVKDARTGHYVGNFNSVLDGSELQGFFDSFLRLKAGKTEAVQSDDD; translated from the exons ATGGACGCTGAATTGACGCAACGCAGTCAAGCGATTCGCAGCCGCCTGGTCCAGCTACAGGACTCTCTT GACCACGCTGGCAAGAACCAAGCGATCAAAAAGATCGAAGCCCAAATGGGGGCGCCTGATTTCTGGAACGACAGTGAAGCGGCTCAAAAGGTCGTGATGCAACTCAAGGGTCTCAAGGGAATTGTCTCTCCTTTGAATGAGCTTGAGTCCTCCGCGGAAGACTTGGAAGCCCTCTTCGAGATGGCAGAGGACGATGATTCCATTGTCGATGAGGTTCGGTCGGAGATCGATCGCCTGGAGGGTGTCCTGGATGACTTGGAATTGAAGGCTTTGCTGAACGGGCCGAACGATTCCGCTGGTGCGATTGTGACCATCAACGCTCGCGATGGCGGGACGGATGCGAACGATTGGGCTGATATGCTGCTTCGGATGTACTCCGCTTGGGCGGTGGGGCAGGAATACAAAATTGAGTTGCTGGACCGTCAAGAAAACGAGGAGGCGGGAATCAACCATGCCTCGATCGCGGTTCGGGGGCCGATGGCGTATGGCTATCTCAAGGGCGAGGAAGGCATGCACCGGTTAGTTCGGATCAGTCCGTTCAACAGCGAAAGCAAACGCCAGACGAGCTTTGCTGCGGTGAGTGTTTCGCCTGAAATCGATGATTCGTTTGAAGTGAACATCGAAAAGAAGGATGTTCGCGAAGACACTTACCGGGCCAGTGGAGCGGGTGGTCAGCACGTCAACAAGACGGACAGTGCGATTCGGTTGACACACATCCCGACCAACACGGTCGTGCAATGTCAGAACCAGCGAAGTCAGCACCAAAACCGGGACACCGCCTGGAAGATGCTGCGGGCCAAGTTGGCACGAATCGAGGAGGAACGCCGTGAAGCGGAGGAAGCCAAGAAGTACGAGACTCAGGCAAGAACCGGTTTCGGGAGCCAGATTCGCAACTACTTCTTGCACCCTGATCAACGCGTCAAGGACGCTCGGACGGGGCATTACGTTGGCAACTTCAACAGTGTGCTCGACGGCAGTGAACTGCAAGGGTTCTTCGACTCGTTCCTGCGTTTGAAGGCTGGGAAGACAGAAGCCGTCCAGTCCGACGACGACTGA
- a CDS encoding XylR family transcriptional regulator, which yields MNKPARSKPHVALMVETATVYGREVLSGIMRFMRTQEDWSVFLEQRDLMTSPPAWLNDWQGDGIISRGSTNEMIEAAVLRNIPVIELNDRSEVDKAHVRSDDAKIGEMAARHLMERGFQHFGFCGFDFEAWSHRRQEAFAKTVQQEGCQCDSFNSPWMNLARPWEEDQQAIADWLQALPKPCGIFTCNDLRGQHVLAVCSTLELTVPEEVAVIGADNDELLCQFCQPPLSSVIPNAEAVGFLAAERLSRRMKGESHHESQQVVAPTGVATRLSTDVVAIDHPEVASALAYIRQHACEGLTVDEVLQNVAVSRSTLERQLRRYLGRTPQQEIRNVQLKRVRELLVTTEMAAEQIAYRAGFDHPEYMHYVFKRDLGMTPGQYRQSVRGQDG from the coding sequence TTGAACAAACCTGCTCGCTCCAAACCTCACGTGGCGTTGATGGTCGAGACCGCGACTGTTTACGGACGTGAAGTGCTATCTGGAATCATGCGTTTCATGCGAACGCAAGAAGATTGGTCCGTCTTCCTCGAACAGCGCGACCTCATGACGTCGCCACCGGCCTGGCTGAACGATTGGCAAGGCGACGGGATCATCTCGCGAGGATCCACCAATGAAATGATCGAGGCCGCGGTCCTGCGGAACATTCCGGTCATCGAATTGAATGACCGCAGCGAAGTCGACAAGGCGCACGTCCGCAGCGATGACGCCAAAATTGGTGAAATGGCCGCCCGCCACCTGATGGAACGCGGATTCCAACACTTCGGATTCTGCGGCTTTGATTTCGAAGCCTGGTCGCATCGACGCCAAGAAGCGTTCGCGAAAACGGTCCAACAAGAAGGATGCCAGTGCGATTCCTTCAACTCGCCCTGGATGAACTTGGCCCGACCCTGGGAAGAGGACCAACAAGCAATTGCGGATTGGCTGCAAGCGTTGCCAAAACCCTGCGGAATCTTCACCTGCAATGACCTTCGCGGCCAACATGTCCTGGCCGTTTGCTCCACCTTGGAACTGACCGTGCCGGAAGAAGTCGCCGTGATCGGGGCCGACAACGACGAACTGCTTTGCCAATTCTGCCAGCCGCCACTGTCCAGCGTGATTCCCAACGCGGAAGCGGTCGGCTTCCTGGCCGCAGAACGCTTGTCCCGCCGGATGAAGGGCGAATCGCACCACGAATCACAGCAAGTCGTGGCCCCCACTGGCGTCGCGACTCGGCTGTCCACCGATGTCGTTGCCATCGATCATCCCGAAGTCGCGTCGGCCCTGGCCTACATCCGGCAACACGCTTGCGAAGGCCTGACGGTCGACGAAGTCCTGCAAAACGTTGCGGTCAGCCGCAGCACCCTCGAACGGCAACTGCGTCGCTACCTGGGACGCACACCGCAGCAGGAAATCCGCAACGTTCAACTCAAACGCGTCCGAGAACTTTTGGTCACCACCGAAATGGCAGCCGAACAAATCGCCTACCGGGCAGGGTTCGATCACCCGGAATACATGCACTACGTGTTCAAACGCGATCTGGGGATGACCCCTGGGCAATACCGGCAAAGTGTCCGCGGGCAGGACGGCTGA
- a CDS encoding DUF6677 family protein, whose product MAQRSRRSRDAETTAGASSNGSEPKQASENSSPTKNEPIQVNPKVFNGDTQIEVDGIQVNLRNRYLAAFLAWLVPGAGHYYQGRHTKGTLFVISILSIWTLGFALGGFHVVYASWYPGDKRWHYFLQAGVGSAALPALVQGNRMRLATDNRGRTRQDYEPLWNGFMAPPHRPVDESEADEVAAWYARRGSGYEMGTWYTMIAGLLNFLVVYDAFGGPLAVPISGRKKRESEQSESVPGNEEAPSQFAESN is encoded by the coding sequence ATGGCCCAACGTTCACGCAGATCCCGAGACGCTGAGACCACCGCAGGCGCGAGTTCCAACGGCTCCGAGCCAAAGCAAGCCTCCGAGAACAGCTCCCCCACCAAAAACGAACCCATTCAGGTCAATCCCAAGGTGTTCAACGGCGACACTCAGATCGAGGTCGACGGGATCCAAGTCAACTTGCGGAATCGCTATTTGGCAGCTTTCTTGGCTTGGTTGGTGCCCGGAGCCGGGCATTACTACCAAGGTCGCCACACCAAGGGCACCTTGTTCGTGATCAGCATTCTCTCGATCTGGACCCTGGGATTTGCACTGGGCGGCTTTCACGTTGTCTACGCCTCCTGGTATCCCGGCGACAAACGCTGGCACTATTTCCTCCAAGCCGGAGTGGGCTCCGCCGCACTTCCCGCCCTGGTTCAGGGCAATCGAATGCGACTGGCGACCGACAACCGCGGGCGAACTCGTCAGGACTACGAACCACTGTGGAACGGCTTCATGGCGCCCCCGCACCGTCCCGTCGATGAATCCGAGGCCGATGAAGTCGCCGCCTGGTATGCCCGCCGTGGCTCGGGCTACGAAATGGGCACCTGGTACACGATGATCGCAGGGCTGCTGAACTTTTTAGTGGTTTACGACGCGTTTGGCGGTCCCTTGGCGGTTCCGATCAGTGGTCGCAAAAAACGCGAGTCCGAACAATCCGAAAGCGTTCCCGGCAACGAAGAAGCGCCCTCGCAATTTGCGGAATCGAACTGA
- a CDS encoding solute:sodium symporter family transporter, producing the protein MNTTTLVSFLFFTGLVAFLTWWKTRGSDVDTDEGYFLAGRSLTGVFIAGSLLLTNLSTEQLVGLNADSFSDGLSVMCWEVVAGISLVVLALVFLPRYLKSGIATIPQFLEERYGRGVRALTAAIFIVAYMLILLPFVLFLGANGLNSMLSLHVRFGVTDYQMIWMLLVFIASLGGAYAIFGGLRAIAVSDTFNGAGLLVGGLMITYFSLQVVAGDEGGIGGALQKIHEADPDAFRSLGAADESTHWPTLFTGVLLLNFFYWTTNQQIIQRTFGAKNLAEGQKGVLLAAFFKILAPLILVLPGIAAAYLVITAEDQQMIDAVGLNAEGNWKSSQAYGALVARVLPEWLLGFFAAVVIGSILSTFNSVLNSAATLFSLDVYKQYIRPDATTKQVRFSGQICSFVVAIFAVIAAPLVFYGRDGVFSFFQGLNGVYFIPLASVILLGLFHKTADGRSAMVALIVGLVLMVIGTFRSGGDDGWLVSIFGNGFHYMGAVFVLLVALQLVMVAIGIRRDSPYEQRDAKLVDLTPWKPAPYVGGVLVLLCLGVYAYFAI; encoded by the coding sequence ATGAACACCACCACGCTCGTTTCCTTTCTGTTCTTCACTGGTTTGGTAGCGTTTCTGACATGGTGGAAGACGCGTGGCAGCGACGTGGACACCGATGAGGGCTATTTCTTAGCCGGTCGTTCGCTCACCGGCGTCTTCATCGCGGGAAGTTTGCTGCTGACCAATTTGTCGACGGAGCAATTGGTGGGGCTCAACGCAGACTCCTTCAGCGATGGGCTGTCGGTGATGTGCTGGGAAGTGGTCGCGGGGATCTCGCTGGTGGTTTTGGCGTTGGTGTTCTTGCCTCGGTATTTGAAATCCGGGATCGCGACGATCCCGCAGTTTCTGGAGGAACGCTACGGTCGCGGGGTGCGAGCGCTGACGGCGGCGATCTTTATCGTTGCCTACATGCTGATCCTGTTGCCGTTTGTCTTGTTTTTGGGCGCCAACGGGCTCAACAGCATGTTGTCGCTTCATGTTCGGTTCGGGGTGACTGACTACCAGATGATTTGGATGCTGCTGGTGTTCATCGCATCGCTGGGCGGTGCCTACGCGATTTTTGGTGGATTGCGAGCCATCGCGGTTTCCGACACGTTCAACGGTGCCGGGTTGTTGGTTGGTGGTTTGATGATCACGTACTTTTCGCTGCAGGTTGTCGCTGGAGACGAAGGCGGAATCGGGGGGGCGCTTCAGAAGATTCATGAAGCGGATCCCGACGCGTTTCGGTCACTGGGTGCGGCGGACGAATCGACTCACTGGCCAACGTTGTTCACGGGAGTGTTGCTACTCAATTTCTTTTACTGGACCACCAACCAGCAGATCATTCAGCGAACTTTTGGGGCGAAGAATTTGGCGGAGGGTCAAAAGGGAGTTTTGCTGGCCGCGTTCTTTAAGATCTTGGCCCCGTTGATTCTCGTGTTGCCTGGGATCGCAGCGGCTTATTTGGTCATCACCGCCGAGGACCAGCAAATGATCGATGCCGTCGGGTTGAACGCGGAAGGCAATTGGAAGTCCAGTCAGGCTTATGGTGCGTTGGTCGCACGCGTGTTGCCGGAATGGTTGCTCGGATTCTTTGCGGCGGTGGTGATCGGTTCGATTCTTTCGACGTTCAACTCGGTGTTGAACTCGGCGGCGACGCTGTTCTCCTTGGACGTCTACAAGCAATACATTCGGCCGGATGCGACCACGAAGCAGGTGCGTTTTTCGGGGCAGATTTGCAGTTTCGTCGTTGCCATTTTTGCTGTCATCGCGGCACCGTTGGTCTTTTATGGACGTGACGGTGTCTTCAGTTTCTTCCAAGGGCTCAACGGCGTTTACTTCATCCCATTGGCCTCGGTGATTCTGTTGGGGTTGTTCCACAAGACTGCTGACGGGCGATCCGCGATGGTCGCGTTGATCGTCGGTTTGGTGCTGATGGTGATCGGGACCTTCCGCAGCGGCGGCGACGACGGTTGGCTCGTTTCTATCTTCGGCAATGGGTTTCACTACATGGGGGCGGTGTTTGTCCTGTTGGTCGCCCTGCAGTTGGTGATGGTTGCGATCGGGATTCGTCGGGATTCGCCTTACGAACAACGCGATGCCAAATTGGTTGACTTGACCCCGTGGAAACCGGCCCCGTACGTCGGCGGCGTTTTGGTTCTGCTGTGCTTGGGCGTCTACGCCTACTTCGCCATTTAG
- a CDS encoding aldose epimerase family protein, giving the protein MNRLIAHWFAGVLMIGCLAIPGLAQDQMQVEDFDSIELYTLENKSGAKVQITNFGAIVTSIVVPDRDGTLGDVALGYDSVESYINAVDKPYFGAVVGRYGNRIAKGEFTLDGETYSLATNNGPNHLHGGVIGFDKVVWDAVPTAVNGKPALKMTYLAKDGEEGYPGNLDIAVTYQWTDENELIVRYEATTDKATPINLTQHTYFNLAGEGNGTILDHELMLNASKFTPVDSTLIPTGELREVEGTPFDFRKAKAIGRDIAVDNEQLEFGMGYDHNFVLDPSGEPGEMLWAARVLEPTSGRVMEVRTTEPGIQFYCGNFLDGRLEGKSGKPYVHRGGFCLETQHFPDSPNQPTFPSAILKPGEKYDTTTVFRFSTK; this is encoded by the coding sequence ATGAACCGACTCATTGCACATTGGTTTGCGGGTGTGTTGATGATTGGATGCCTTGCCATTCCTGGGCTGGCACAAGATCAGATGCAGGTCGAGGACTTTGATTCGATCGAGCTGTACACACTCGAAAACAAGTCCGGCGCCAAGGTTCAGATCACCAACTTTGGTGCGATCGTGACCTCCATCGTGGTGCCTGATCGCGACGGAACGCTGGGCGACGTGGCGCTGGGGTATGACTCGGTTGAAAGCTACATCAACGCGGTCGACAAGCCCTACTTCGGTGCGGTGGTCGGACGTTACGGGAACCGAATCGCCAAGGGGGAGTTCACGCTGGACGGGGAGACCTATTCATTGGCGACCAACAACGGTCCCAATCACTTGCACGGTGGCGTGATTGGATTTGACAAAGTCGTCTGGGATGCGGTGCCCACGGCGGTCAACGGAAAGCCAGCCTTGAAGATGACCTACCTCGCGAAAGATGGTGAAGAGGGGTACCCCGGCAATCTGGACATCGCGGTCACTTACCAGTGGACGGATGAGAATGAATTGATCGTCCGCTACGAAGCGACCACGGACAAAGCCACCCCGATCAACCTGACCCAGCACACCTATTTCAACTTGGCCGGTGAGGGCAACGGGACCATCCTCGATCACGAGCTGATGTTGAACGCTTCGAAATTCACTCCGGTTGATTCAACCTTGATTCCCACCGGCGAATTGCGAGAAGTGGAGGGGACGCCGTTTGATTTTCGAAAGGCGAAAGCGATTGGACGCGACATCGCTGTCGACAACGAGCAACTTGAATTCGGAATGGGGTACGATCACAACTTTGTGCTCGATCCTTCGGGTGAGCCTGGCGAAATGCTGTGGGCAGCTCGCGTCTTGGAGCCGACATCAGGGCGTGTGATGGAGGTTCGCACCACTGAACCGGGGATCCAGTTCTATTGCGGGAACTTCTTGGATGGTCGTTTGGAAGGGAAGTCGGGCAAACCTTACGTGCACCGGGGAGGGTTCTGCTTGGAGACTCAGCACTTCCCCGACAGCCCCAATCAACCGACGTTTCCATCGGCGATTTTGAAGCCGGGTGAGAAGTACGACACGACAACGGTGTTCCGTTTCTCGACAAAATGA
- a CDS encoding AMP-binding protein produces MEPLPVDTYLIILIVLIALLVIAILLAVFSPRLFVRGLFRPVLALFYRKRVVGLEKFPAEGGCLLVSNHMSWIDGILILWALPRNVRFVVDGSNFTSKIGDYLGRAFDTIFMMGGPKSIGRAIRDAREGLNKGDVVGIFPEGTITRTGQLQAFRPGMSKILKNTDAKVVPVHLEGMWGSLFSFSGGKYFWKWPDKLRRTITVYVGDPLPADTPISTVRGKVQALGSQAQIDHRREFPVLARQVLRVWRRRGKRLQAADTLGTEVGGRKLLINTLALRRCLHREVFSKDEQFIGVLLPPSVGAVAVNVALAADRRVSANLNYTVSSEVMNHCIHDVGIKHVLTSDRFLEKIDVELDAEIVSLDKLKEKVSLADKVIAALQATIVPSWLLDRILGLNKIQSDDLLTVIFTSGSTGMPKGVLLSNANVSHNVDAVNRAIRLTTEDVVIGVLPFFHSFGYAVTLWAAQTLGPAGVYHFNPLDSKQIGKLAEKYKATVLLGTPTFMRGYLRRITPEQFKTLNVAVVGAEKMPADLFDAFEKRFGVRPVEGYGTTEMSPLVSVNIPPSRSAAKFQPDRVEGSVGRPLPGISARIVSPDDGTELDANEDGMLLVTGPNVMRGYANRDDLTQSAVIDGWYTTGDIAHIDNDGFLHITGRLSRFSKIAGEMVPHVRIEEELGKLLSEGEDDDQVRVCVTAVPCDRKGERIIVLHLPTSQKPDALREGLKEAGLTNLFIPAADSFFEVDQIPLLGTGKLDLKGARDRASELTLASC; encoded by the coding sequence GTGGAGCCGCTGCCGGTGGACACGTATCTCATCATCTTGATTGTTCTCATCGCCCTGCTGGTCATCGCGATCTTGCTGGCCGTGTTCTCTCCGCGGCTGTTCGTCCGTGGCCTGTTTCGTCCGGTCCTGGCCTTGTTTTACCGAAAACGCGTGGTGGGCCTGGAGAAATTCCCAGCCGAAGGCGGTTGCCTCCTGGTCAGCAATCACATGTCGTGGATCGATGGAATCTTGATTCTGTGGGCCCTGCCACGAAATGTTCGCTTCGTGGTCGACGGCAGCAACTTCACGTCCAAAATCGGTGATTATCTCGGCCGCGCCTTTGACACGATCTTCATGATGGGCGGCCCCAAGTCGATTGGACGAGCCATCCGTGACGCCCGCGAAGGGCTGAACAAGGGTGATGTGGTCGGCATCTTTCCCGAGGGCACGATCACCCGAACCGGGCAACTGCAGGCGTTCCGCCCAGGGATGAGCAAAATCCTGAAGAACACCGATGCGAAAGTCGTTCCGGTCCACTTGGAAGGCATGTGGGGCAGTCTCTTCAGCTTTTCCGGTGGCAAGTATTTCTGGAAATGGCCTGACAAACTGCGGCGAACGATCACCGTGTACGTCGGCGATCCGTTGCCCGCCGACACCCCAATCTCAACCGTTCGCGGCAAGGTCCAAGCCCTGGGGTCCCAAGCTCAAATCGATCACCGTCGCGAATTTCCAGTGCTGGCACGCCAAGTCCTGCGGGTTTGGCGACGCCGGGGCAAACGACTGCAAGCCGCCGACACCTTGGGCACAGAAGTCGGTGGCAGAAAACTGTTGATCAACACGCTGGCCCTGCGCCGCTGCCTGCATCGGGAAGTGTTCTCCAAAGACGAACAATTCATTGGCGTGCTGCTTCCCCCCAGCGTCGGTGCCGTCGCTGTGAACGTGGCCTTGGCCGCCGATCGGCGGGTCAGCGCCAACCTCAACTACACCGTCAGCAGCGAGGTGATGAACCACTGCATCCACGATGTGGGAATCAAACACGTGCTGACCAGCGATCGGTTCTTGGAAAAAATCGACGTGGAACTGGACGCCGAAATTGTTTCGCTCGACAAACTGAAAGAAAAAGTCAGCTTGGCCGACAAAGTCATCGCGGCCCTGCAAGCGACGATTGTGCCAAGCTGGTTGCTGGATCGAATCCTGGGTCTGAACAAAATCCAGAGCGATGACCTGTTGACCGTCATCTTCACCAGCGGCTCCACCGGAATGCCCAAAGGCGTGCTGCTGTCCAACGCAAACGTCAGCCACAACGTCGATGCCGTCAATCGTGCGATCCGCCTGACCACCGAAGACGTGGTCATCGGCGTGCTGCCGTTCTTCCATTCGTTTGGTTACGCAGTCACGCTCTGGGCGGCACAAACGCTTGGCCCCGCCGGTGTGTACCACTTCAACCCGCTGGATTCCAAACAGATCGGCAAACTGGCCGAGAAGTACAAGGCCACGGTGCTGCTGGGCACACCCACGTTCATGCGTGGTTACCTGCGACGCATCACCCCGGAACAATTCAAGACGCTCAATGTCGCGGTGGTGGGCGCCGAGAAGATGCCCGCTGACCTGTTCGACGCCTTTGAAAAACGCTTTGGAGTCCGCCCCGTCGAAGGCTACGGCACGACGGAAATGAGCCCCTTGGTCAGCGTCAACATTCCGCCCTCACGTTCGGCTGCCAAGTTTCAACCCGATCGTGTCGAAGGCAGCGTGGGGCGGCCCTTGCCCGGGATCTCAGCCAGGATCGTGTCGCCTGACGATGGAACCGAATTGGACGCCAACGAGGACGGAATGCTGCTCGTGACCGGTCCCAATGTGATGCGAGGCTACGCAAATCGCGATGACCTGACTCAATCCGCCGTCATCGATGGGTGGTACACGACCGGTGACATCGCGCACATCGACAACGACGGCTTCCTGCACATCACGGGGCGTTTGAGTCGCTTCTCCAAGATCGCCGGGGAGATGGTGCCACACGTTCGAATCGAAGAGGAACTTGGCAAACTGCTCTCCGAAGGCGAGGACGACGATCAAGTCCGCGTTTGTGTCACCGCCGTTCCATGCGACCGCAAAGGCGAACGCATCATCGTCTTGCATCTGCCCACGTCCCAGAAACCAGACGCACTCCGCGAAGGGCTGAAGGAGGCAGGACTGACCAACTTGTTCATCCCAGCCGCTGACAGCTTCTTCGAAGTCGACCAGATCCCGCTGCTGGGGACCGGAAAACTGGATCTCAAGGGTGCCCGAGATCGGGCCAGCGAACTCACGCTGGCGAGCTGCTGA
- a CDS encoding YceH family protein, giving the protein MNEENAAENETSQPHPLSAAARRCLGVLVEKAKTTPDGYPLSLAGLITGCNQKSNRSPQMQVDESDALSALDELRAAGAAREIQGSGRVTKYRHAAYEWLGVDSPGAAIMTELLLRGPQTAGELRTRASRMHKFPDLDSLKTELDSLIDKGLVESLTPSGRGQTFSHRLYTPQERLYLVDKIKKQDASAAAPAKSEPVTSEPVESASGKSAHDDRIDQIQDRLDSVTAKLEALEKRLEFLES; this is encoded by the coding sequence ATGAACGAAGAGAACGCTGCTGAAAACGAAACCAGCCAACCTCACCCGTTGTCCGCCGCTGCGAGACGTTGCTTGGGCGTGTTGGTTGAAAAGGCCAAGACGACGCCGGACGGCTACCCACTTTCCTTGGCTGGTTTGATCACGGGCTGCAATCAAAAGTCCAATCGTTCGCCGCAAATGCAGGTGGATGAGTCGGATGCTCTGTCCGCCCTCGATGAGCTTCGGGCCGCCGGCGCGGCTCGCGAAATCCAGGGCAGTGGACGGGTGACAAAGTACCGGCACGCCGCCTATGAGTGGCTGGGGGTCGACAGTCCGGGGGCGGCGATCATGACCGAGTTGTTGCTGCGTGGGCCACAAACCGCGGGCGAGTTGCGCACCCGAGCGTCGCGCATGCACAAATTTCCCGACCTGGATTCGCTGAAGACCGAATTGGATTCCTTGATCGACAAAGGTTTGGTCGAATCGCTGACGCCTTCGGGACGCGGGCAAACGTTTTCGCATCGCTTGTACACGCCCCAAGAACGCCTGTACTTGGTCGACAAGATCAAGAAGCAGGACGCTTCGGCCGCGGCACCTGCCAAATCGGAGCCCGTCACATCGGAACCGGTGGAATCGGCTTCGGGGAAGTCCGCCCACGATGATCGAATCGACCAAATTCAAGATCGACTCGACAGCGTGACTGCCAAACTCGAGGCGCTCGAAAAGCGTTTGGAGTTCCTCGAGTCGTAG
- the hpt gene encoding hypoxanthine phosphoribosyltransferase, with translation MRTLIDESQLDDGVSKLAKEIDSHYGDRPITVVAVMTGSLVLFADLIRRLSMPQRVGVIHASSYRGGTQAGKLEIDSKMLIDVQNRDVLLVDDIYDTGATLTKLSEAIADMGASSVSTAVLLRKLRPEQIGPKPDFVAFEIPDEFVVGYGLDYLDMYRNLPFIGVLEPDEIEATARQ, from the coding sequence ATGCGAACGCTGATTGACGAATCCCAGCTCGATGACGGCGTTTCGAAGTTGGCCAAGGAAATTGATTCCCACTATGGCGATCGGCCGATCACGGTGGTCGCGGTGATGACGGGATCGTTGGTCCTCTTCGCCGATTTGATTCGCCGGTTGTCGATGCCTCAGCGAGTCGGCGTGATCCATGCCTCGAGTTATCGGGGCGGAACACAAGCGGGCAAATTGGAGATCGATTCCAAGATGCTGATTGATGTGCAGAACCGGGACGTGTTGTTGGTGGATGATATTTATGACACCGGGGCCACGTTGACCAAGCTCAGCGAAGCGATCGCGGACATGGGCGCCTCCAGCGTTTCCACGGCGGTCTTGCTGCGGAAATTGCGACCCGAGCAGATCGGTCCGAAGCCTGACTTCGTGGCGTTTGAAATCCCGGACGAATTTGTGGTCGGCTACGGGCTGGATTACCTCGACATGTATCGCAACTTGCCGTTCATCGGTGTGTTGGAACCGGACGAGATTGAAGCGACGGCACGCCAGTGA